One Delphinus delphis chromosome 3, mDelDel1.2, whole genome shotgun sequence genomic region harbors:
- the RFESD gene encoding Rieske domain-containing protein, whose amino-acid sequence MDPDGSEQDPETKKYSSVCVGREEDIKKSERMTAVVHDREVVIFYHRGEYHAMDIRCYHSGGPLHLGEIEEFDGRPCIVCPWHKYKITLATGEGLYQSINPKDPSAKPKWCSKGIKQRIHTVTVDNGNIYVTLSNEPFRCDSDFYATGIFKVIQSSS is encoded by the exons ATGGATCCTGATGGCTCTGAGCAAGATCCTGAAACGAAGAAATATTCTTCTGTCTGTGTTGGCAGAGAAGAAGATATTAAAAAGTCTGAAAGAATGACAGCTGTTGTCCATGACAGAGAAGTGGTCATTTTCTACCACAGAGGAGAATATCATGCTATGGATATTCGCTGTTAcc ACTCAGGAGGACCTTTACATTTAGGAGAAATAGAG GAATTTGATGGACGACCATGTATAGTTTGCCCCTGGCATAAATACAAAATTACTTTGGCCACAGGAGAAGGACTGTATCAGTCTATAAACCCTAAAGATCCATCAGCAAAACCCAAGTGGTGCTCCAAAGGGATAAAGCAAAGGATTCACACGGTGACAGTGGACAATGGGAATATTTATGTGACTCTTTCTAACGAGCCTTTTAGGTGTGACTCTGATTTTTATGCCACTGGAATCTTCAAAGTAATTCAGAGTTCTTCCTGA